The sequence AGTCAACAACACGTCCAGAGGTAGAGGATGTCGCAGCGTTTGTTCCAGGACGATGCGGTGCTCTTTGAAAGGGTCGCCTTCGCTTAAAGCAAAGCCGTACCGATATCCTCCGCGCAGCATGAATTTCCGGTTGACTGTGTAATCAAGGTGAATGCCGACCTGCCCTTCAAGATTATCTCTGGTCTCTTCAGCCTTAGTGACAGTGCCCAATAGGAACAGCTTGATCTTTGGACGGAGTGGGATAAAGACATCGACTTCTGGCCAGAATTGGAATTCTGCGGCGTCTTGCGCGTAGGTCGCCGTGACCGGCAATACCAAGAACATTACCAGGCAAAGAATCTGCACTATCCTCGGCTTCATCTCATTGCCTCTGGTGACTAACCCGGACTTTGGTAACAGCTGATCCTTCGGAAACAGGGCCGCACCGGTTTATCCGGGTTCATTTGTGGGCGCGCAAGGGTTCCCCAATTGAGCTTTTCCTCAAGAGGTCATTTTTTGACGGGATACTTACTGAACATTTTTTCGACGGACTTTTTCACTACGCTCTCAACACTCTTCGCATCTGCGGCCGCGTCCCCGGTCGGGCCATGACTCAGCGTTTTCTTGGCGATCGCACGCCAGACGTATCTCTCCGTCTTATGATCTTTAAGATCCACCACCAGCGTGCCTTTATTCACATTCATGGGCGGGGGTGGGCGATAAACTGCGCCCGTAGCGTAAGTGACCCGGCTGAAGGAGATGCCGCTCAGTTGCAGATCAAGATCCACCGCGGCCGCATACATGACCTGCAGATCGCCTCCGGCCTCAACCTTGGTGAGTCCTCTCGCCGCCATTTGCTGATCGACGGCGTCAATGATCATCTGATCAATGAGCGGATTTCGAGCCGGCATTCCCTTTACCCAGAAATAAGTTTTGTACTGTGAGAAGTCGACTGCTTTGTCGAGCTGGACCTTAACGCTCTGGCCCCAGACCGGATAAGCGAACAGAAGAAACACCAAACAGATTATTGCTCTTCTCATTTTTCCCTCTCGATCTGAAGCTGCAATGCCGCTGCTGCTAACTCGTCTTCATCCTGGAGTGTATTGCCGCTAACGTCGGGGTCGCTACTGTTAACTTTGACAGGTTAGAAACTGCTCGGGGGCCGAACCAGCTGCGAAGCAGCGCTGATAGTTAAGCCCAAGGCGAGTCTGCGAGCCTTGGGTCAACGACCCCCGAGGTGGGCAAGCCCCGAAGGGGCGACAGCGATCATTGTTAATCGGCGGGCCCTGGTCATGAACCTTCTGTCGCCGCTTCGCGGCTCGTCGACTAATGAATCAAAACCCAAGGCTCGCCAAGCCTCGCCTTGGGCTTAACTACGTCCGCTGCTTCGCAGCTGGTTGACGTCACCCCAGGGTCCAGTATTCAGACTTTGTTGGGCATCCTTACCTGTATGTTTTGACAGTATTCGTCCTCATCGCAATTCCCATAGCATGCAGTCCTTCTGAGAGATCCGCGGGTGTCGGATTAACAGGGCGATACGCGCGATTCTATGAATCCAAATAGAGACATTGAGGATGACGACGACACAGTCGACACGTTAGCGCCCGGCGCAATGCCCCATCTTGCATTGCCGCTTGATCCGGCCTCGGCAAAGGTAGAGGTGGACGTCGCCGGCATGACGCATACGGGACATGTCCGAACAAACAATGAGGATCACTATCTCTGCGTGCGGATCGAGCGATCGCTGAAGACGATGATGACGAACTTAATCGGCGGATCGCTTCCGGAACGTTTTGATGAAGTCGCCTACGGCATGCTGGTGGCGGACGGAATGGGCGGGTATGCGGCCGGCGAAGTTGCCAGCAGCATGGCGCTGGTCAAACTCATCGAGCTGGCGACCGAGACGCCCGATTGGGTGATGCGAATGCAGAAACGCGAGAACGCCGACCGCGTCATGCAGCGCATGACTGAGCGCTTCCGCATAATCGACTCAGCGATGCGCGTCCAGGCCGAGGGCGATCCATCACTTCTCGGAATGGGTACTACCTTGACAGTGGTGGCGAGCCTGGGAGCGGAGCTATTTGTCGGACATCTCGGCGATTCGCGCGCATACCTGTTCCGAAACAAACGACTCCACCAACTGACCCGCGACAACACGCTGGCGCAGGAATTGATCGATGCGGGCATAGCGCGAGCCGAAGACACCGCCACGCAGGCCATGCGTCACGTCCTTACCGCAGCCCTCGCTACCGGCGACCAGGCCGATCCGCAAGTGCAGCGGTTTCATCTTTCACACGGCGATCAAATTCTTTTATGTACAGACGGTCTTACTGGAATGGTGCGGGACGAAACGATAGCTAAGATTCTGAACGATGCGGACTCATCCAACGCGGCGTGCCAAAGCTTGATTGACCAGGCGCTCGCGGCCGGTGGCTCTGACAACATCACTGTGGTTTTGGCACGGTACCGGTTTCCCGCTTCAAGGTAATACCTGCGGAAGTCATGCTCGAAACAAGTCGCGATTCAATTCCAAACTCATTTATTAATTTCAAGGAGCAAACCAATGAGAAGTAACAGACCAGGAATCGCCAGGCTACTGGCATTCGCTTTTGTTTTTATTATTACTGCCAGCGTAAGTGCGCCGGCCCAAAACGCAAGCAACGTCCGTCCGGTACAAGTGGCGCTAGGACAGAAGCAAAAAGTTCAGGGCGTCGTCAGTGTCCGCTCCGGCGATTCGTTCAAAGTCCGGGACCCTGCGGGCAACGAAACTACGGTGCTCTTAATGGCTGACACAGACGTGACTTCCCATCACCGGAGTCGTCTGAGGAAAAAGCACTACCCAATGACCTACATCATGCGCGGTCTTCGTTTGCAAGCTCAAGGCAGGGGGGATGCAAACGGAAATTTGGTCGCGGAATGGGTCAGATTTGATGAGCAGGACCTGCGAAGTGCTCAGGCTCTCGAGCAGACCGCTGAACTGGCCCAGGAAAACGAAGCGAGGATTAGAGCCGCAGAAGAGGCCGCTCGAGTGGCAGAAGAGAACGCGCGCATCATGGCCGGGCAAATCGCGGAAAATACGGCGCTCGCCAATGACGCCCGGGCGAAGGCTGAAGCGGCACAAGCCCAGGCCGATGCAGCTTATAAGGCTGCCGCGTTAGCCAACAACCGTATCAACGGACTCGATGATTACGAGCAGCTTCGGACCGTCTTCGTCCTGTTTAGAGTGAACAGCAGCATCATTGACCCATCTGCCAGGAAGCTGATCGATGAAGCAGCGGCCTGGGCCAAGGAAGAGAAGGCCAAAGGTAACGCAAACGGTTGGCTGGTTGAAGTAGTGGGATTCGCAGATAAGACGGGCAACACGGCGAAGAATCGGGCCCTGAGTGAACGTCGTGCAAGGGCCGTGATTCAATACCTGGTTGGCGTCCATGATTTAGATCTGCGGCGGCTGGTCCAACCCTTTGGATATGGTGATTCCAAACCCGTCGCCAGTAACAAGACGGCCGCCGGGCGCGCAAAAAATCGCCGGGTCGAAATCAGGATTTTGCAAAATAAGGGAATTGCGAATACGGTTGGTTCAAACCAGTAGGGAATGACCTCTCAATCGCGCCCGGCTTCTTCTTTGAAGTTCGAGGCTCAAAGCTGCGCTTCGTTCTTTCGGTGGGAACGGAGCGCAGATTGCTATCCAGGCATGCGTGACGAGGCCACCCTTCACGATCTCTGTTTCGTAACCTGCGACGCAGGTAAGACCGAATTTCCCTCAGCAGGCGAACCATGCTGTGGTAAACTTGCCCGTGCTGGAAATGCGGGTTTGCATGTTTTTCGGGTCGCTCTGTGCGCACTTTCGTCACGTTTTTCACAACCAATTCACTTCGCTAATCATCAACTGCAATAGCACTGCTCTCCTCGATTTGCCTCGCGCGAATCGGCAAACAAATTCTTTCTTCCGTTGGAGGTCGCTATGAAAAAGCTAGTGTTGCGCTCGGCCATCGTCCTGGTCGTAGGTTTGGGATTGACCCTGCCCGTACTGGCGGACACGATTCGTTTAAGGGATGGCAGCGTTATTCGCGGCGAGATCGTCAGCTTTCGTAACGAGCAGTTCACGATTCTGGTCGGCAGCGGCACGCGCGGGCGCAAGAGCCGCATAACCGTCTATATGGAAGACGTCGAATCGATCGAATTCGACGGCGCGGCAGCGGACGAAGGTGGCAACACCTCCACCACGCCGACGCAGCCGAATAACCAGCCACCGGCCAATACGCGGCCTTCGAACAATCCACCGGCATCACAGCCGGCGAGCAATCCGAACACTTCATCGAACCCTACCTTCTTTCCGGTGAACGTGCGCGTGCGTGCGGACAATTCGACAAACGGTTGGACAAACAGCGGCCTGGTTGTCAGGCGCGGTCAGCGTTTGCGAATCAATGCGACGGGGCGGGCAAACCTTGGCGGCAACCGGTTTGCGACACCGGACGGACTGGCAAACGTCCAGGACCGCGAGAAGCTTATGCGGACGCAGCCGACGGGTGGCTTGATCGCCGTCATTGGCGATGACAACGACGATTTCATTTTTGTCGGCAGCAGCCGCGACTTTGTAGCGCAACGCGATGGCGTGCTTTTCCTCGGCATCAACGAAGGAAACCTGAGTGACAACACGGGCACTTTTGAAGTCGTGATCGAGGCCGAAGCCGGCGGAAACCCGCGCTAGTTCAGGGTGTAGGGGATAGGGAGTAGGGTGTAATGAAGAGCCAAAGCTTGAGCCTTCTTACTTAAGTTTGTTCTTAGCGTCCGGCCAAGGAACCGGAACTCCAAGACAAAACCGCCACACCCTAACCCCTACACCCCATACCCTGGATTTAGCGGTTCTTACCGACACCCAACCCCCTACGACCCAAACCCCAGTTCTTCCAGGTAAACTCGGCCACCCCCATCAGCATCACACCTCAGACCGCGGCCCGGCCAGCTTGACCCGTTTTCGGGCGCAACCTATAGTCCAATTCCCAGCTGAACCGGCCTGTAGTTGAAAGGTACGTGATGATGAAGTTTCGTTTTTCCCAACGATTGGCAGTTTTCGTCGTTCTGGTAACGCTCGTTTTCGGCACTCAGACGATTTCGCTTTTGGCGCAGTCACGCCGCCAGCCGCCCACATCCGATCAGAAAAAGAACAAGCGACCGCCGCAAGGTCAGGAGACTGGCGAGAAAGAGCAAGAGCCTTTGCCGACCGACATTGTCGGCAAAGAGACCGAGACGGTTAAGGTCAGCACCAGCCTGGTCAATGTTGACGCAGTCGTTTTCAACAAAAAGTCCGGTCAGATTACGACTGGGTTAAAGAAGGACAACTTCGAACTCTGGGTTGACGGCGTCAAGAGAGACATCACGAACTTCTCGACACCCGAAGCGCCCATCACCATCACGCTCGTGGTTGAGTACAGCAAGCTCGGCCAAATGTTTGGCTTTTACGGGAGCGGCGGCCAGGAGGCGGGCCAACTGGAAGTAATTCGTCCGACCGCAATGTTTCTTTCGCAGTTCATCACCCCGCAGGATTATGTTTCGGTAATCGCATACGACATGCGGCCGACGCCGCTGACAGATTTCACGAACAATCCGCAACGGATTCAGCAGGTGATCAGCCTGCTGCTTCGCAATACGCCGGCCTTTATTGAAACGAATATGTTCGACGCGCTGAAGTTAACGCTGGTCGGCGGCCGTGCGGATTCCGTGGTGCTGGAAGATGCCAAAGAGCGCACCACCGAATATGGCGGCATGGTGAGCGTCGCCAGCGATCGTCGCAAAGCGGTCCTGCTGGTCGCGTCGGGCATCGACACTTTCAGCAAGATCAACTTCGACAAGATACGAAAGATCGTGCAGAACTCGGGCATTCCGATTTACATCATCGGTACCGGCAAAATGTTCGAGAAGAAGTTCGGCGACGGAATGGATCCCGGCCGCGGGAGCATGATCCTGGGCGTGCCGATCGACAGGATGACTTTTCTGCAAGCCGACAACACCCTGAAAACATTTGCCAAAGATACTGGCGGCACCTACTACCCCGTCACATTTGAAGGTGAGTTGCCGAACGCGCTCAACTCGATCAATTCCCTGCTGCGCAATCAATACAGTCTGGGATTCAGCCCCGGTGACATCCGGGACGGGAAGAGCCACAAGATCGTGGTCAAAGTTGATGTCGATGGCGACGGGACGACTGACGAGAAGGTATATACCGTGAAAGCTCGTGAAGTGTTCATCGCGCCAAAGGCGGACACGACGAAGCAGTGAGCAGTGTGCAGTAGGCAGTAAGCAGAATTAAGCAAAAGGCAGTAGCGGAGATCGATGGATCGATCTCCGCTTTTGTTTTGGTCAATCTGGCCTTCGGCTTTCGACCTGCTGCTTGCCTACTGCCTTCTGCTGTCCCCTTCTGCTTTCCGCTTAATGAGTTCCGCCCCCTGCTCACTGCCCACCGCCCACTGGTTTAAGTGCTTGCTCTACCGCGTTCGCCGCGTGTAAAGTAGCGGCGGACAATCCCTTAACAATCTCCCCGCTTTTGCAAAACTCGTTCGGAGGTCAGAACTGATGCCGCGTGAAGTCATCAGCCCCGAGGAAGCCGCCCGTGCTCAGGAGTTTCCTGATCGCGTGGGGTTCAAGCCAGACAATCCATTTCTGGCGTCGTTTCGTCCGTACATCGATGCGCGAACCGTCATTCCTGAATTCACCGCGCGCGCATTGATTCTCGGCACGCTGCTCGGGATTATCTTCGGCGCTTCGTCGCTGTATCTGGTCCTGAAAGTCGGCTTGACGGTCAGCGCTTCAATTCCCGTCGCCGTCATCTCGATCAGCATCTTCGCCTTGTTGTCGCGGTTAAAGATCCGCAACGCGACGATCCTCGAAAACAACATCGTTCAGACCGCGGGTTCGGCGGGCGAGTCGATCGCCTTTGGTGTCGGCGTCACGATGCCGGCGATCATGATTCTCGGTTTCGACCTCGAGCTGACGCGCGTGATGCTAGTCGCGGTGCTCGGCGGCTTGCTGGGAATTCTGATGATGATTCCCCTGCGCCGCGCTCTGATCGTCGCGCAACACGGCTATTTGAAATACCCGGAAGGCACAGCCTGCGCCGAGGTTCTAAAAGCCGGCGCTTCGGAAGAATCGCGCGCGGCGGCTTCGGCTGACGCCAAGGCCGAAATGCAAGCACGCGATGCCGGCGGCGCACACATCGGCGCGAAAACAATCTTCACCGGTTTCGGCATCGGCGTGCTGTATCAAGCGGCCCACCGTGCGTTTTACACCTGGAAAGAAGCACCCGAAAGAATCTTCGGCGCGCCTTTCAACAAAGGCTCGCTCAGCGTTGAAGTCAATCCCGCGCTGCTCGGCGTCGGCTATGTCATCGGACCACGCATCGCTTCGATCATGTGCGCGGGCGGCGTGCTGGCGTACCTGGTTTTGATTCCGGCAATTGCGTATTTCGCCGGTGGCGAAACTACCGGCGCCGTTGCGCCCGGCACCAGTCCGGTGCGCGGCATGAGCCCCGGCGCAATTCGTAACAACTACATTCTCTATATCGGCGCGGGCGCAGTGGCGGCCGGCGGCATCATCAGTCTGTTTCGCTCTCTGCCGACGATTTGGCATGGCATGAAAGGCGGGTTAGCCGACCTGCGCGGTGGTAAAGCAGCCGCGGCGCGCGCGGAACGCACCGATCAGGACATTCCGATGAAGTTCGTGCTCGCGGGCATCATCGCGCTGATCGCGATGATCATGCTCTTCCCGCAACTTGGATTGCAGCAAAACTTTTTCACGGCGTTTCTCGGCGCCATCATGATCATCGCTTTTGGGTTTTTGTTCGTAACTGTCTCTTCACGCCTAACCGGCGAAATCGGTTCATCGTCCAATCCCATTTCCGGCATGACCGTCGCGACGTTGCTGCTGACGTGTTTGATCTTTCTGCTGATGGGTTGGACTGGACCGCCGTATTACGTCACCGCTCTATCGATCGGCGCGATCGTTTGTATCGCCGCGTCGAATGGCGGCACGACGTCTCAGGATTTGAAAACTGGTTTCCTCGTCGGGGCTACGCCGAAGTTTCAGCAGTACGCGATTCTCGTCGGCGCGCTCGCATCGGCTCTGATTTTGGGCCCAATTCTGATCGGCCTGAACGACCGCGGCACGGTTTACGCTCGCCGCATTACGTTTGCCAAAGTTGACGACAAGGTCGCTTCCTTGCCGCCAGACCAGAGCACCGGCCTGACGCCGTACACTGAAGAGTTAAAACCCGCCCAAGCCGGCGACTACCGGCTTCTTGTTCGCGACGCGAAGAGTCCGAAGATCGAAGGGTTGGACGAAGGTGAATATTTGGTGGATCCGTCAGGCAAAATCCTCTACAAGGTCGAGCGGAATTTCACGCCTGAGCTTCGGGCGAACCCGAGCCAACTCGGGCACGAAGAACAATTGAAAGGGCCACAGGCCGGCCTGGATTCAAACACCTATCGTGTCTGGCACAAGACCGATACGAACGGCGGCCGCGCCGGGCGCTATCTGGTCGACGCGCAAGGCGTGCCGCAATATATCGTCGATCCGGCCATCAACGGTCAGAACAAGATGCGTCCCGACGGTTCGACGGTCGAAAAATTCGACGCGCCAAAAGCCACCCTGATGTCCTACATCATCAAGGGCATCCTCAATCGCGAATTGCCCTGGAACCTCGTTTTGCTTGGCGTGATGATTGCCATCGTGCTCGAGATGGCCGGTATCCCTTCGCTCGCATTTGCGGTGGGCGTCTATCTGCCGTTGTCGGCTTCCAGTCCGATTTTCATCGGCGGGATGGTGCGGTGGTTAGTCGATCGGCACTTGCGACGCAAGCACGCGCAGCTTACCGAGGAACAAATCGTCGCTGAAACCGACAAGAGTCCGGGCGTGTTGATGGCCTCAGGCTACATCGCGGGCGCGGCGATCGCGGGCATCATCATCGCGTTCATGTCGGGTTACTTCACCGAAACCTCCGCTGCGGCTAAGGAATGGATGTTGAGTCACAATCCGTTCTTCGACGAGCCGCCGGGACATGTGAAGGGCTACGCTGACCTGTTATCGCTAATCCCATTTATCGCGATTACTGTCTTGCTCTACGCGGTGGGTCGTGAATGGGTTCTGGCGAGTAAGAAGAAGCGCACTGACTAACAGGCCGGGTAAGGAAACATGATTTATCTTCGTAGAAAGCTGACTCTCCCACGCAGTCTGTTCGTTCGTCTGCTCCTGACGGTATTTGCGGTCACCGCATTGGCGGGCTCGCCCGCCGCGTGTACGGCAAAGACATCGTCACCCAATCTGGCCGCCCAACCGCGTACGCCTTCTGATGTCGTCCGTGAATTTTACAAAGCGATGCGCGAGCACCGCTTCCAGGAAGCCTTCGCGTTGACGATCTACAAACCTGCCGTCGAAGGTCTGAATGCCGAAGAGATGGAAATTCTGCGGCCCGGGTTTGAAGAGAAAGCGGCGCAGATTCCCGCCAGTGTCGAAATCATGGGCGAACAGATCAGCGGCAAGATTGCGACTGTCTTTGTAAAGGTGCCTGCCGATGTTTCATCGCCGCAGGTCAATTCGCAACCGCTGAACCTTACCAACTCAGGAGGCACTTGGCTGATCGGCAGCGAAGCCGATGCGGCGGAAGTAAAAAAAGCCGGACGCCGGTATTTTCTTGACGCGCTCATCGCCGAGCATGAAGGCGACGTCGAGGACATTCTGAAACGGCTGGTCCTCTGGCAAGGGGTTTACAGCCAGCAGCACGGGGGACAATACGGGGATTTTCCGGCGCTGATTAAAGCCGGCATGCTCGGCGCCAACGTGATCGATCCGAAACTCAGCGGCTACAACTTCCGTATAACGGTCGGCAAAGACGGCAAGAGTTATGTGGCCAACGCTGAACCGTTGCATCACGGCAAGACCGGCAAGCTCTCATTCTGGATGGATCAAACCGGGCTGATTAAGAGTGCCGATAACGGCGGCAAACCGTTTAAACCTTAACTCTCTCCTCGCGAAACCTTACTTACCATGATGAATAAGAACCGCATCCGTGTGTGGCGCCTCCTCCTGCTTTCCCTGTTTGCGTTGGTTCCATCGTTCCTCGCCGCGCAGGAAGTCGATCCGAGCGAAGTCATCCGCGTGAACACCGACCTGGTCGTTCTCGACGCGCAGGTCATTGATCGGAAGACGCGTAAAGTTTTCGGCCCGCTTCGTAAAGAGGACTTCGAAATCCTGGAAGAGAATGTAAAGCAGGAGATCGCTTACTTTGGTCAGGACCAGTTGCCGCTTTCAATTCTGTTACTGCTCGATGTCAGCCGCAGCGTTCGGCCGGTCATCGAGCAAGTCGGTGAAGGCGCCAACAACGCTCTGCGTCAACTGAAACCCGAAGATGAAGTCGCGGTGATGGCCTTCGCCGATTACCCAAAGCTCATCCAGCCTTTCACGAAAGACCGAACGCTGACGGCGAACAAGATAACGGTTGCAAGCCAGGCGGAACTCGGCGACGGAACTTTTGTGTATGAGGCAATGCTGGTGGCGGTTCAGGAAATAAACAAAGGCACAAATCCGGCGAACCGCCGGGCGATAATTCTGATATCGGACAACATCCCCAGCACCGGTGACGAGGATTATGTCGCCAGATTACAGCGCGAGCTGGCGGAATCCGGCACGGTGGTTTACGGGTTGACCGTGCGCGGCGGCTTCGCGAAAGTCTTCAACGTGCTAACGCTGGGTAAAATTAAAGCCATCGATGTTTATGCCGAAGAGACGGGAGGCGAGGTCCTCGGCGCCAATCAAAGCGAAGTCGATTCACGTTTGGGTGAGATGTTCACGCGGCTCCGCACGCGCTACACGATCGGCTATCGACCGCCTGAGACAAATGAGGAAGGCGCATTTCGGCACGTTAAAGTTCAGCTGGCTCCCGCGATCATGAAAGCTAACAAGAAGCTCGTGGTGCGTTCGCGGCGCGGTTATTACTTCCGCAAGAAGCCGGGAACGATTCCGCCTAGGCCTCAGCCATGAGCTGGTTCGCCAGCTTTTTTCGCCGGCCTCCGTTCCATTTTCCGTGGACAGTCATGACAACCGGCGTCACCATATAAATCATTCCCGCAAAACCTGCGTATTGGCCCCCGCCAATGATCGCAATCGCGAGCGAAACTAATCCGATAGAGACGTTCAGCAGGCTCTCCCGAATGTCCGTGCGCGTGTCAAACGTTTCCAACTCCGTCAGTTCCAACTCAACGCGCTTGCGGTACGCGCGCCAATAGAGCAAGGCAAAGACGGCGAAGACCGCGACATATCCCACGCCGAAAATGATCATGAGATTCGCAACCTGATTGGCGTTCTCAACCATGCCTTCGACGGTTCCATTCGGCAGACGCACTTCGCCGTGGCCGCCCGTAAATTTGTCGATGAGTAAGGTGAAAAGGAACTTCAGCGGATAAACGTAGAACAGCACCACAAACAGCAGCACGGCGTTGATGACAATGGTGAGATTGTCATTCAGGCCATAGCGACGGAAAAACTTGTATTGATTGAACCAGACAACGAACAGTAGCGCGAAGCAAATAGCGAAAGCGCCAAACCCGCGCATTACTCCCATCAGCGCGTCGTAGGTCTTCGGCACTTCCAGCGCGACCACCAGTAACGTGATCGAAAAGGCGAAAACCGCATCGCTCAACGCTTCGATGCGCGAGACTTCATGACTGCGCCAGCGAAACTTTCGCGGATCGCCGACGCCTTTATCGATGAGTTTTTCTCGAATCATTTCATTCACACCTCGCTTCAGTGAGGTCGAAAAAAGAACTTTGTGATTCTCTGTGTGATCTCCGTGCCTCTGTGGTGAAGGTTTTCATAAGCAATTTTCACCACAGAGACACGAGGAACCCAGAGTTAGCCAGAGAGCCAATGTTTCTGACAGACCGTGAGCAAGGTGAAATTTTGCCCGGCGAGTTTACTTTTTCAGCGCGGCCTGCACAACAGTTTCCACTTCAGCCACGCTCTCTTCGCTAAAGCCGATGAAGTGCTTGACGATTCGGCCGTTGCGGTCGATGACGAATGATTGCGGAATGTTCTGATTGACGCCGAGATAACGATCGACGAAATCCGTATCGGGAGTCGCTAGCGGAAACGGAATTCCATACTCCTGCTTGAACGCCGGCACTTCTGCGTAGTCCTCTTCGCCGCCAACATTCAGCCCGACGATTTGCAAACCTTCAGCTTCGTACTTCCGATGCAAAGCAATCAGGTGCGGCATCTCTTGCCGGCACGGGCCGCACCATGTCGCATAAAAGTTCAGCAGCAAAACCCTGCCGGTGTAATCGCCGACGGTGGCGCGCTTTCCATCCTCGAAAACCCATCCCGCGGGTCCGCCGGGATTTGGCGGAGGGGTAACGCTCGGGCGACACGCGAACCCGGCCAGCGTTAGGAGTATCACTGCGAGCAGGCTGAACCTAGCGGGACGGATTCTCTTCATCAGTTTTGTCGGATGGCGGCGAGTCAGAAAGCTCGGCGGCGTCAATCTCCCGTCCCGGCACGCGATACTCTTCTTCGGCCCAGCGGCCGAAATCGATTAGCTGGCAGCGCTCGGAACAGAACGGCCGCCACTGATTGTCCTTCCATTCGACGGGCTTTTTGCAGCTCGGGCATTTGTGCACAAGGCAAAATTACCGGAGCAGTTACGAGAGCGCAAGCCAACGGGACAATAGCCGACCGTAAGGGAGGGCGTAGATAACCGGGGTTTTACGCCCTCCCTTACGGTCGGGCTACTGCCCCGCTTTCATTCATAATTGTCTCGCTCCGCCAGGATCTTTCATTGAACACCACGCCCAGGCCGGGCGTAGAATAAGACCGGGAGTAATTCAATGGCCGACTACAAAGAAAAACTGGATGACCTGCATCGCGCGGCGAAACGCAAAGCGCAGGAGCTGGACGAAAAGCTCGGCGTTAGCGGCATCGTCGAAGACACCGCGCGCGTCGCGGGTGACGCCGCGCGGCGTGGCGCGCGAACAATTGCGGACGGCGCGGGTCAACTCAAGGGGCAGGCAGAGCGATTCGCCGACGACCCGAAAGTGCGCGAGACGGCGCGTCGCGCGGCCGACGAAACCAGGCGACGCGCGAAAGACGCAGGTCGCACCATACGCGATGCCGCGGGTGACGCCGGGAAAATCATTCGCGACACCGCCGGCCCAGCCGGCAAGAAGGCTGAGAAGGCTTTCGACGATGCCGTCAATTACGCGACGACTGCTACGAAGGTGGCCGGCACCGGCCTGCGCGCGACGAAAGCGTCAGCGGCGGCGACGGCAGGACTTCTCAAAGCGAAAGATTGGGTCAAAGAGAATCCCGGTAAAGC is a genomic window of Pyrinomonadaceae bacterium containing:
- a CDS encoding VWA domain-containing protein, producing the protein MMNKNRIRVWRLLLLSLFALVPSFLAAQEVDPSEVIRVNTDLVVLDAQVIDRKTRKVFGPLRKEDFEILEENVKQEIAYFGQDQLPLSILLLLDVSRSVRPVIEQVGEGANNALRQLKPEDEVAVMAFADYPKLIQPFTKDRTLTANKITVASQAELGDGTFVYEAMLVAVQEINKGTNPANRRAIILISDNIPSTGDEDYVARLQRELAESGTVVYGLTVRGGFAKVFNVLTLGKIKAIDVYAEETGGEVLGANQSEVDSRLGEMFTRLRTRYTIGYRPPETNEEGAFRHVKVQLAPAIMKANKKLVVRSRRGYYFRKKPGTIPPRPQP
- a CDS encoding TMEM175 family protein, which gives rise to MIREKLIDKGVGDPRKFRWRSHEVSRIEALSDAVFAFSITLLVVALEVPKTYDALMGVMRGFGAFAICFALLFVVWFNQYKFFRRYGLNDNLTIVINAVLLFVVLFYVYPLKFLFTLLIDKFTGGHGEVRLPNGTVEGMVENANQVANLMIIFGVGYVAVFAVFALLYWRAYRKRVELELTELETFDTRTDIRESLLNVSIGLVSLAIAIIGGGQYAGFAGMIYMVTPVVMTVHGKWNGGRRKKLANQLMAEA
- a CDS encoding TlpA disulfide reductase family protein; protein product: MKRIRPARFSLLAVILLTLAGFACRPSVTPPPNPGGPAGWVFEDGKRATVGDYTGRVLLLNFYATWCGPCRQEMPHLIALHRKYEAEGLQIVGLNVGGEEDYAEVPAFKQEYGIPFPLATPDTDFVDRYLGVNQNIPQSFVIDRNGRIVKHFIGFSEESVAEVETVVQAALKK
- a CDS encoding DNA gyrase inhibitor YacG produces the protein MHKCPSCKKPVEWKDNQWRPFCSERCQLIDFGRWAEEEYRVPGREIDAAELSDSPPSDKTDEENPSR